The Xyrauchen texanus isolate HMW12.3.18 chromosome 38, RBS_HiC_50CHRs, whole genome shotgun sequence genome window below encodes:
- the LOC127631414 gene encoding uncharacterized protein LOC127631414, translating to MEDELEAWEDFYLPERVEMRVFGAIDMFPSLALGLQLIILAGKDGNIYAYENEVLHQVADSLPDLFQKGIEFPGTKVYNYGECFAPMTEEEYDELMEDEEVKNIKGETREFIKSNEAKFLSILARIEEKENAEKVASNKVLPSNHIRPKHVVDQMLKHADILVIFNLNDAYCKTFYKFYQLLQHEKWESNGNWRRCLLRFRHFLREHKLFDYINFFTNEVHVFAPEKGTVPQLQWHPNSYMLTDNAR from the exons GAGTAGAGATGAGAGTTTTCGGTGCCATTGATATGTTCCCGAGTCTAGCGTTGGGACTGCAGCTGATCATTCTGGCAGGCAAAGATGGCAACATCTATGCTTATGAAAATGAGGTGTTGCACCAAGTGGCTGACAGCTTGCCGGACCTCTTCCAAAAGGGAATTGAGTTTCCTGGAACCAAAGTCTACAACTATGGGGAATGTTTTGCTCCTATG ACAGAAGAAGAATATGATGAATTAATGGAGGATGAAGAAGTAAAGAATATTAAAGGGGAGACCAGGGAATTCATCAAAAGCAACGAAGCCAAATTTCTGAGCATACTGGCCCGCATTGAAGAAAAAGAGAATGCAGAAAAGGTTGCTTCCAATAAAGTCCTGCCTTCTAACCATATCCGCCCCAAGCATGTTGTTGATCAAATGCTGAAGCATGCAGATATATTggtcatatttaatttaaatgatgcCTATTGTAAGACATTCTACAAGTTCTACCAGCTACTACAGCATGAAAAGTGGGAAAGTAATGGGAATTGGAGAAGATGTCTGCTCCGCTTCAGGCATTTTCTACGTGAGCATAAACTCTTTGATTACATTAATTTTTTTACCAATGAAGTCCATGTCTTTGCTCCTGAAAAGGGAACTGTCCCACAACTGCAATGGCACCCAAACAGTTACATGTTAACTGACAATGCAAGATGA